The bacterium genome contains a region encoding:
- a CDS encoding 30S ribosomal protein S4, which produces MGRYLGASCKLCRRENEKLFLKGERCTSAKCALGRH; this is translated from the coding sequence TGGGTAGGTATTTGGGCGCGTCCTGCAAGCTGTGCAGGCGAGAGAACGAGAAGCTCTTTTTGAAGGGTGAGCGTTGTACTTCTGCTAAGTGCGCGCTTGGCAGGCACA